One genomic region from Roseofilum casamattae BLCC-M143 encodes:
- a CDS encoding DUF1823 family protein, with the protein MLTDLPPLTDETLWRIIDETRDDSLEDSTVNQLAWYYLGYRYDRQTDTWDLSQVMDDWAEVYPEPPNFIDSRPATVKLTRSIPKENKQLLKEELGFKGYKIGDFGPRQTRRATITNWLLGYRKMTNS; encoded by the coding sequence ATGCTAACCGATCTTCCGCCCTTAACTGACGAAACATTGTGGAGAATTATAGATGAAACTCGAGACGATAGTTTAGAGGATAGTACAGTTAATCAATTGGCATGGTACTATCTCGGATATCGCTACGATCGCCAAACCGATACCTGGGATCTGAGCCAGGTTATGGATGATTGGGCGGAAGTTTACCCGGAACCTCCTAATTTTATTGACTCCCGTCCGGCAACCGTGAAACTGACTCGTTCGATCCCGAAAGAGAACAAGCAGTTACTCAAAGAAGAATTGGGATTTAAGGGATATAAAATTGGCGACTTCGGTCCCCGACAAACCCGCAGAGCTACGATTACCAATTGGTTGCTCGGTTATCGCAAAATGACGAATAGTTAG